From a region of the Fervidobacterium sp. genome:
- the rpmD gene encoding 50S ribosomal protein L30: protein MKKLKITLVRSPIGYKYDQKDTVRRLGLRKMHHSVIKEDTPQIRGMIEKVKHLLKVEEVEE, encoded by the coding sequence ATGAAAAAACTTAAGATAACTCTTGTAAGAAGTCCAATAGGTTACAAATACGATCAAAAGGATACAGTAAGAAGGTTGGGATTAAGAAAAATGCACCATAGTGTCATCAAAGAAGATACCCCTCAAATAAGAGGCATGATAGAAAAAGTAAAACATCTTCTCAAAGTAGAAGAAGTGGAAGAATAA
- the rplO gene encoding 50S ribosomal protein L15 — protein sequence MTIEDLKPTPGSNKKYKRLGRGQGSGKGKTAGRGHKGQKSRGTGKVRAWMEGGQTPLHRRLPKFGFKNFAKKVYAIVNLETLEERFESNDTVTPELLLEKGIINKIHDGVKILARGEITKPLVVKAHKFSEKAKEKIEKVGGKIEVI from the coding sequence ATTACCATAGAAGATCTTAAACCAACACCAGGTTCAAATAAGAAATACAAAAGACTTGGTAGAGGGCAAGGTTCTGGTAAGGGTAAAACAGCAGGAAGAGGTCACAAAGGTCAAAAATCAAGAGGTACTGGAAAAGTAAGAGCTTGGATGGAAGGTGGTCAAACACCACTTCACAGAAGACTTCCAAAATTCGGGTTTAAGAACTTTGCTAAGAAGGTTTACGCAATAGTTAATCTTGAAACACTCGAAGAACGCTTTGAAAGCAATGATACAGTTACTCCTGAATTGCTTCTTGAAAAAGGTATTATCAATAAAATACACGATGGTGTTAAGATATTGGCAAGGGGAGAGATTACAAAACCACTTGTGGTTAAAGCTCATAAATTCAGTGAAAAGGCAAAGGAGAAGATAGAAAAAGTCGGTGGAAAAATAGAGGTGATCTGA
- the secY gene encoding preprotein translocase subunit SecY, translating to MWKALRNAMKIPEVRDRVIFTFLMLLVFRLGIYVPVPGVNIKAWGEALSKQGTGLAGGVLSFYDVFTGGAFSRFSVFSMSVTPYINASIIMQLLASIIPSLKELLKEGEEGRKKFQHYTKNLTLGLAALQSFVVSFGLARSYQGIIAINTWLFAFVSTVSLVAGTMFLLWIGDRITEKGIGNGVSIMIFAGIVSRYPAYFRTAVLGNLNIFGWIFLVAIAIFMIVAIIYVQQAERRIKIEYATRMVGRRIYGGTSTYLPIKVNHSGVIPIIFAWAIVSIPEAIAQITGAQWAIKLFSMQSPFMIILYALLIFFFTYFYSVVVIDPKDISENIKRYGGFIPGIRAGKPTEEYITYVLNRVTFIGAIFLVGISLLPYLVEGITRVNIWLGGTSALIAVGVALDIAQQIEAHLIMRNYEGFVKRGKIAGRR from the coding sequence ATGTGGAAAGCGCTACGAAACGCAATGAAAATTCCGGAGGTAAGGGATAGGGTTATATTTACATTTCTTATGTTACTTGTTTTTAGGCTTGGTATTTACGTTCCCGTTCCAGGTGTAAATATTAAAGCCTGGGGGGAAGCGCTTTCCAAACAGGGCACCGGCCTTGCCGGTGGTGTTCTTAGTTTCTATGACGTTTTTACCGGTGGAGCGTTTAGTAGGTTTTCAGTTTTTTCAATGAGTGTTACACCGTACATTAACGCATCGATTATCATGCAGCTTCTGGCTTCTATTATTCCTTCTTTGAAAGAGCTTCTTAAGGAAGGAGAAGAAGGTAGAAAAAAATTCCAACATTATACAAAAAATCTTACACTTGGTCTTGCAGCACTTCAATCTTTCGTAGTATCTTTTGGATTGGCAAGAAGTTATCAAGGAATAATAGCTATAAACACTTGGCTGTTTGCTTTTGTATCAACAGTTTCGCTCGTTGCTGGTACAATGTTCTTACTTTGGATTGGCGATAGAATAACAGAAAAAGGTATTGGTAACGGTGTGAGTATAATGATATTTGCTGGTATAGTTTCCAGATATCCTGCTTACTTTAGAACAGCCGTTCTCGGGAATCTCAATATATTTGGATGGATTTTCCTCGTTGCAATAGCTATATTCATGATCGTTGCAATTATATATGTACAACAAGCAGAAAGAAGAATTAAGATAGAATACGCAACAAGGATGGTAGGAAGAAGAATTTATGGTGGAACAAGCACATATCTTCCTATAAAAGTCAATCACTCAGGAGTTATTCCAATAATCTTTGCATGGGCTATAGTAAGTATTCCTGAAGCAATTGCCCAGATTACTGGCGCGCAGTGGGCAATAAAATTATTCAGCATGCAAAGTCCGTTTATGATAATACTTTACGCACTCTTGATATTTTTCTTTACGTATTTCTACAGTGTTGTTGTTATAGATCCGAAAGATATCTCTGAAAATATCAAAAGATATGGTGGGTTTATACCTGGTATAAGAGCAGGTAAGCCAACAGAAGAGTATATCACTTACGTTTTAAACAGAGTAACTTTTATAGGTGCCATATTCCTTGTAGGTATATCACTGTTGCCATATCTGGTGGAGGGTATAACCAGAGTTAACATATGGCTCGGCGGTACGAGTGCACTTATTGCTGTTGGTGTTGCTCTTGATATAGCCCAACAAATAGAAGCTCATTTGATTATGAGAAATTATGAAGGATTTGTGAAAAGAGGAAAAATTGCTG